TTATACCATGAGATCGGATCCTGACCTAATGAAACTAATAGGTTATTCATCAATCCATTATCTTCACTCAAAAAACTAAATAAGAAGTAACTAACTACTACCCATGATAAGAAATGAGGGAACAGCATCCCAGTTTGATAAATTTTAGCTCCTCGTTTATTCAGTAAACTATTAAACACGATGGCCAAAGCTACACCTAGAACTAAACCAACAATAATAAATACTAAATTATAAAGAACGGTATTTCGGGTAATAATAAAAGCATCGTTGGTTTGGAATAGGAATTTAAAATTTTCAAGCCCCACCCAATCACTACTCATAATACTGGATAAAAATCCTTTCCCGTCAATCTTGTAATCTTTGAATGCAATCACTGTTCCGAACATCGGCAAGTAGGAGAAAACCAAGAACCAAAGAACTCCCGGTAGTACCATTAATAGCCAAATCCGATTTGCTCGAATTTGTGATAAAACTTTTCTCAATCCATCCACCCCTCTTTTTTGTAAGTGCTTTCAACATATTAAGTTTATCTTTTTTAGAGCGGTTAAAACAGTTGCTGATGTTTAGATTTATAGACAAATATTAGTTTTTATTGATGAATTTTCCGGTAACGATTCGGTGTCTCCCCTGTATGCTTTTTAAACTGACGATAAAAATAAGCCATGTCCGTATAACCAGATTTACTAGCAATTATCGTTAAATTATCTTGGGTTAGCAGTAATTCTTCTTTTGCATAATTCACTCGGTAGCGATTCAAATAATCAGTAAAATGCTCTCCCATCTCTTTTTGAAAAAGTTGTCCCAAGTAGACCGCATTAATATGAAAATCATTCCCAAGCGTTTTTAAAGACATCCCTTCTGCAAAATGTTCCTTAATATAAGTAAGCACATTTTGGATAATCGGACTCTTGGATTCATCCGTTTGTTTCTTATGATTATAATAGCGTATCGCATACGTTAATGTTGCTTCTTCTAATCCTTCAATACTTGTTTCTTCCGCAATTTTTTCCATCGATTCACTTAATTCTCTTGGGTCAGATTCCGCTAACATTACTAGTAGTTCATTGAGAATATGAAGCATTTGGTGTGGGTCACTTTCTACTTTATGATCTAGCCATTCCTGAAAAAAACGTCTAATCCATGCTTTAATTTCTTTTTCATTATTCATCACGAGTAACTGGGCCAGCTGGTATTGTTTTCTTTTTGGGCGCCACGTATGTTTCGTTCGTTTATGAAAGGCAATCAAGCTTCCACTTTCTTGGACTAACCGTTCTGGGAGTAATCTCGTTAATTGACGAAAGGCTTGAGGATACATGACCTCTCCCTGCACTTTTTCGCTTACAAATAAATAAAATGCCTCGTTTTCTAAAACGGTTTTTATATCACTTTGAATCGCTAAAATTTGTTCGGATAAAGAAGTTAGTTCTTCTATTCCTAGGATGATTTCATTATCTGGTGTTAATAACATAAAGGAATATTTTGCCCGATAAGCTTCTGAAAGTAGTTTCCATGCTTCTTTGTTTACTTGTTTGGTTGGTTGAATTTGAATAAGTACTGCATTTTTCGTTTGTCCAAGCGTCATATCATATAAGGCCAGCCGCTCTTCCCACTCTTCTTTATTAATCCGCAAATGCAACCAACGCCAAATCGTATTATCCCGTAAAATATAATAAGCTTCTTCTTTCGGTATGACTTTATCCGTCACTTGCTTTTTCTCTATTTGAATGAGTGTTTCTTTCAGTTCCTGCTCATTTAAAGGTTTTAATAAATAGTTTTCAATTCCTGCTGAAAGTCCGCGTTTAATATAATGAAAATCCTCAAATCCTGACAATACCACCATTTTTGTCGATGGTTGCCTTTTTTTCCATTCATCTATTAATTCCAAACCGTTCATTACTGGCATTTGAATATCTGTCAATAGTACATCTACTTCTTGGTCTCCATATTTTTCTAACGCAACTGCACCATTTTGTGCTGTTCCAACTACTTCAATTTCTTGCTCAAACTCTGGCATAATACTCTCTAGGCCTTTGACAATAAGGGGTTCATCATCTACTAGTACAATTTTTATCATTATTTCTCTCCTCCCGTATGCTTAGGTACTTGGAATAAAATAATGGTACCTTCATTCGTTTTGCTCTTGATGGTTAAATGGTAGGCTTCACCGTATAGTAATTGCAATCGTTTGTTTAAATTTGCTAGTCCAATATGACTGGTTTCTGCTTTGCTTGCAATTGTCATTTGCACTTCCGTTAATTTCTCAGCATCCATTCCCGAGCCGTTATCCATCACCTCAAAAAACAAATTATTATTCTCCAAGGATACTGTAATTGTCACTTTTGGGTGGGTGTTTTCTTTATAAGCATATTTAAAAAAATTTTCGATTAAAGGTTGCAAGGCGAATCGCGGAATAGCCGTATTATTGAAGCGTTTATCGATATTAATTTCTAGCTCAATTGGTCGTTCCTGCCGCATCTCCATAAAGCGGACATATTGTTTAACGTAGTTGATTTCTTCCCCAAGTGTCGTAATCTCACGGTGATTCGCAGTGTAGCGTAGTAAGGTCGCAAGTTGGTAAATCATATCGCTAGTAGCCTTTGCTCCTTCAACGCGCGCATTCATCCGTATCGCTTCTAGTGAATTATAAAGAAAATGTGGTTGAACTTGACCTTGAAGCGCTTTCAATCTTGCTTTTTGTTCTTCCATTTCAAGTGTATATACCTTTTTAATATAAGCATCGAGATTTTCAGTCATATGATTAAAACGTTCGCTAATCATTGTTAATTCGTCACCATAGTTATCCACAGGCAGTTTGGCATCAAGTGTACCGTTTTCCACCAAATTCATTCCACCAATAATTGTTAAAATTCGCTTTGAATATCGTCTACTAATAATAAAATTCACGCTAATAGAAAAAATAACTAAAAGCAGGCCAATCCCAAATAAAGCTATCTCGATAAGTGGTATATTGCTATCATTCACACTATATAAATAAGCATTACTCTTTAAACCACTTGTTTCATCTTCAGTTCTTTGTAAATACATTTTTTTGTTATTCACATTGACCCACCCTTGTTTTTCCGTAGTGTCTTGTTGTTTAATTAGATGGTTCGTATATAGCTCTACACCTTTCGCATTGGTTATTTGGAAAATCGAGTTTTTATAATCTCTACTAATCGCTTTATTTAATACGGTTGGATCGATATATAGTAGCAAGTAACCCATTTGTTTCAGTGTGCTTGGATCATTAATTGGCTGTTTAACTACAATATTATTTCCGACGGTATAAAAATTACCTTCCTTGGAGGCTTGTTTGGCAATACGTTCTTCTCCGTATCTATCCACAGTTTCTTTCCATTCCCGGTAACGACTTGGAAAAGTATAGGAATAACTACCATCTGCCGAAACAAGTTGTAAGGCAGTAATGTCTTCATCATACGCAAAATAAGACTGTAGATATGTTTGCATATCTACAGAATAAAAACTTTTACTTTTAAAATAATTATCGATATTTTGTTCCGTATAGCTACTGTAGTCATTTGTCATCGCAATTTGAACATCTTGCATTAAATCGCTATTTCGGTAAATATCTTGAGTTAAACTGATTAATGCTTTTTGCTTTTCCGTGAGTACATCTAACTGTTTACTTGCAATCGTTTCTGTCGCTTGTAAATTAGTATCTAGCTGAATATTGGTATAGTATTTATAAATGAAAAAAAGTAACAAGCTTACTGTAAAAAGGCTTGTTAAGGAAAAAATTAATAACATTCTTTTAAAAACCCGTTTGCGTGGTAATTCTTGCATCATTCTTTTTACCGCCCCCTCTTCTTTTCTGATTATTACATACTATTACCAATATTGTAAGGGGTTACTTAGGTTCCATTTGTTTAAAGCGTTGCAAGTTAATTTTCATAACCCAATAACTTGGTAAGACACCAGAAATAAATAGAATAAACGCTGGCATTTTGGATATAAGCCAAGCACAGAAAACAAGGCCAACAACCATCATAAATATATTTTTCAAGCTAGTAAAAGCAAGTAGAAATGATTGTACGACGTAAGCTCGAACATTTTTCATTTGGAAATGAACAAAGATAGTAAAATATTGCAGTAAGGCTATCCCAACTAAGAATAATAAAAACATAAGGAAAAAATATAATATCATTGACCAAAACCCTTGCATTAATTCAAAGACAATTCGTAAATCAGCATATAAGAATAAGGCAATACTGGCGAAAACCCCTCCTGCTAAATTTGCTGGAATGAACGCTTTTTTGTAAGTGGGCCAAGCTAACTTCCAAACCGAAATGTCTAATTCTCCTCGCGCCCATTTTCTAGTAATAGTAAATAGGACAATCGTTGCTGGCATAAATCCTAAAACAATCCCACCTATTAAAACAAGAAATAACCATACTAAATTAGTCCAAACAAGTCGTATAATCCAATCGCTAATAACGGAAAATTTATCCATAAGTTTCATTATTTTGCTCCTTTGATAGTAAGAGAAAGCCTGAGTTTATCGCTCAGACTTTTTCTTTTTTATTTACTTAGCGGGCTTCCTTTGACGTAAACATCGCATAAGCTTAAAACAAATTCACTAAACATTGCGTTAGACCAGGCGAACCAGTCTCTTGTGAATTCAGCTGGATTCGAGGCATTAACTCCTTCATGCATATAGTCCGTATTACCATCTCCCGCAATTAACATCTCTAGAATAGCTAGTTTCTCATCTGTTGTTTCCGCAGTTAAACCTTGGATACTAAGCGCAATTGGCCAGACGTAATGATCAGGTGTATGTGGGCTACCAATTCCCTTTAGTACTGCCCCTTCCACATAATAAGGGTTCTCTCGGCTAAGAATTAATTTTCTAGTTGCTTTATAGTCGTCATCTTCTTTAGAACAAAAACCAAGATATGGTGCGGCCAACAAACTTGGTACATTGGCATCATCCATAAATAATTTACGTCCTGTTCCATCCACCTCATAAGCATAAACATCCCCGTAATATGGGTGGGGTTCTTTCGCAAAAGTTTCGATTCCAGCAGCAACTTCTTCTTTCAACTCTAAACTTGTTTCTAATAGTTGGTTGTCTTCTGGATAGAACTGCGCGCCCATTTCTTGAATGTAGTCCATTACTACGACTAAGAACATATTACTTGGTACAAGATAGCCATAAACACATGCATCATCACTTGGTCTAAAACCACTCCATGACATCCCAGTGTAGCTTACTTCAGTTCCTTTGCCATCATTATTAAGCGTATCTGACTGCCGAACATTTTCCCGCTCAAAACGGTATGGGCTTTGTTTCGTATGATTTTGCTCCGTTTTAAACACTTGGATAATTTGGTGTAAAGCTTGTCTAAATTCTTCTGTGAAATGACCGGTATGATTCGTGCTCTTCCAAAGAAGATAGGCTAATTGGACTGGATAGCACAGCGAATCAACTTCATATTTACGTTCCCAAACAAGACTAGTCATCGCTGTTTTGTCTTTTTGAAAACCCGCGCCATTAGCACTTTTATTGAACGCATTGGCATATGGATCGTGAAGAATGCATTTCGTTTGTAGTTTGACTAGATTTTCAATTAAATTCGCCATTTCCTCGTCTTCTTCCGCAACAATTAGATAGGGTCTAATTTGGCTAGTGGAATCTCGTAACCACATTGCAGGAATATCACCAGTAATGACAAACGGAAGCCCCTCTTCGGTTTCTTGCAAAGTGGTTGTATACGTATTGGTAAAACACTTTTCAAACATTCGCTGTAATTTTTCATTTTCTGGAAAAGTGGTTTTTACTTTGTCAATCCATTTGTTAAAGCTTGCTGGAAATTCTTTTGTCATTCGTTACACTCCTTTTAATGTAATAATCTCATTTGGGCGGACGGTGAAAGTGGTTGTATGTCCTTCACTGGCTTTTTCTAAAATAGTGGATTTTCCCCATGTATGACTTGTTTGCAGGTTAGTTGGCGTTGCTCCCGTATGGTAAAAACGGACGATTCGTTTGTTATCCTTAGCAAATTTCAAAGTAGAAAAAACTAGTCCATCAGCCGCTTTCCATTTCGCAAAATTCTGTTTTTCAGGGAGCATTTTTTCTTGGGTTGATGGCTTATGTTGAATTGCAAAAGTTGGTGCTAGTAATGCACTCACTTCGGCAGGTATTTCACTGTTTCTAACATCCACTTCATTCGTTAACATCACGTAAAACGCTGCAATGATTTCACGATGACACTCTGCTTCGTATGCTGGGAAATCACCCCAATCGCCAATTTCCGATACAGCGCGTACTAAGGTTAATTCTATTTTGTCCCCTAATTCACTTACTTCATACTCGGGCAAACCATGACTTGCAATAACGACATTTCCACATGAAACAAAGTTCTGACTACGATTATCTTTGGCAGGGTTGGTCCATTCTTTTACTTGTTTGTTTGGACGAGTCACCACTTCAAAAACACTTCCCGCTTGATGGGTTTCATTTGTTCTCCCCGTCTGGAATAACACTCGGAGCCGATGATCATCTGCTTGATTGTCGATTTTAACGCGAACAGCTAATTGTTTATCTTGTTTGTTGAGGGTGAGTTCTGTGACAACTTTTAAAATCGTCTGTTGTAAAGAACGCGGACTTTGTCTATTTGGATGCCAAACAAGCCGTCTCTTCTCATCAGCAAAAGCTTCACTGGCACTTTCTGGAATTTCGATTTCGTGTTGAATTTTGATTGTTTTGCCTAATTTATCCTCACGTAACACACTAATCGCTGGTTCTGATTGAAGTGTATCGATACGTAATTTGTCACCTGTTTCCTTGAACATATATTCATTACCAATATCACCTACATCTTCATACGCCCCAAGCCCCGAAACTTCGACAAAAGTACATTTATCGAGTATAGAATAGGTGCCATTAGGTGCAATATCCACTTTTAAAAAGTCATTTTCTAGTGTATATTTCGCACTTACTTCTGGCTTTGTTTCTTCTTGCTTTATCGCATGGGCATAAATCGTTTCATAACCAACTGCTGGTAAATTTTCGGTAGTAAAGCTTAGTTTATATTTTCTTGCAAAATAGGAATCACGGAATTTCCGCTCAGGTAAGTCATAATTAAAATGAATTCCAAGCGACTCTACTACAACTGGGATTTCCTCGCCTTCACTTGTTTCTAGTCGGAAACTTTGAGCTGGAAGTTTTGCTAATTCGTCCGGTATTTTCTCAAAATGCATTTCCGAAAAGTAAATTTCATCGGTTTCTAGTTCGATTTCGATGGTTTTCGCTACCTCAATTCCCCCTGCAAAAAAAATGGTTATTGGGATTCCACTTCCTGAAGTAGCTATTTGCTCGGTTAGCTTGCAGGCAGCATTTGTAATGAGCGACATGGACACTTGTTCCACTTTTTCAAACCGAATTTCCATTTCCCGGTGAACTTCATCTAAACTACAAGCTGTGATACTATCGTGAATTTGATTTTCCATTAAAAGTTTCCAGGCAAAGGTAAGGTACTCATGCGGATATGCGATACCTGCTTCACTCGCCATTACTGAGATTGGTTCTGCAAGCCTTTCTAACAAGCGTTCCATTTTTTCATTCGCTTGTTTTAAATAAATTCGAGAAGAAGCAGTGTTTGCAAGCGTCGACCAACCATCTGATTGTTGGCTAGTTAACTCGCCATAAACGGTTTGTAATTTTTCTGGTTTGAGATTTTCTTTTACTGCTTCTTGATAGCGCTCAAAATGACTATGGATAAAGTCGATTTCTGGATAAAGTTCTCTTGCAACCTCAATTGCTTCTGCTAAATCTGTTTGCACTGGTTGATGATCGCATCCATTCATAAATAACCATTCATCCGTGGAAGCAAATCGTTCCACATCCGCTAATTTTTTGTCCCAAAAAAGTTTTGCCGCTTCTTTTTCTACTGGTATTTCATTACCATTGGAATACCAATTCGCAAGTAAAATCCCTAAAACCTTGGATCCATCTGGACTTTCCCAGAACATTTCGGAATATTTTGAGGCAAATGCACTACCTAAAACTTGATTATTAAAACCAGTCGGATTAACCCCACGACCAAAAACAACTGTATCAAATCCTGCTTGGCTCATTAATTGCGGAACTTGACCGTAAAGTCCAAAAGTATCCGGAAAATAACCAATTTTTTCAACATGACCAAATTCTTCTGCCATTTCTAAACCATACTGCAAGTTTCGAATGTTGGCTTCCCCACTCGTTAAAAAGGCATCTTGTAACATGTACCATGGTCCAATTCTCAATTTCCCATTGGCCACAAGTTGCTTCATTTTTTCCCGTTTCGCTGGCTTTACGGCTAAATAATCTTCTAGCATAATCATTTGTCCATCCATATGAAAATGATTAAAACCTGCTTCCAAATCGAGTAACGTTTCTACCTCGTCCATCAAGGTCACGAGCTTAAATCTTAAACTTTCTAGTGGTAAAAACCATTCTCTATCCCAGTGAGAATGAGAAATAATATGTGCTTTCTTTCTAGTCATTTCGCTCCTCCAAACATCCTTTTTGTATTCGCTTTCAAGCTAAGTATAGTAAGGGCTAAAGCTAATTGCAATGCCCCTAGAAAAACTACTATGAATAATCCATTTTCCCTTGATTTGTCCATTTCTTAAAAGCGCAATTCCCTTCGCTCTAGTGATAGACAGAAATAAACCCACAGGCTCCCTTCAAAAGCTAAATTGACTTCTTTTCCCGCTATGATATATTGAAACCGTTCTAGAGAAATAAATCCATTTTGAAAAAGAAAGGATATGAGTAGATAGATGTTTTTTACAAAAGAGAAATTATCGCGTAGATTGGATGAAATTGCACTCTATCGTTATGAAAAAATATGCCCGATAACGATTTTTCAAACTGCCGAAGATATCGCCGGAGAAATTTCCGCAAGACCAGAAAATGTGGTTTATGATAGCGAACTTGAAATAGCTGCTTACTGGGCTGGACGAGATCGTTATTTATGGTTAAAAGCAAACGTAACTTTCCCTGAAGTAAAAAAGAATACACGCTTAATCGGTTACTTTGATTTTGGGAATACAGGTGATGGTCATAATTCTGGTTTTGAGTCGTTATTATTCGTGGACGGAAAACCATTCCAGGGTGTCGACCAAAATCACCGCGAAGTTCTTTTTCCAGATAGTTTTGCTGGAACAACAACAGAACTTACTTTTCGTTTATGGTCTGGCCTTGAAGGAGGCGGCGCTCAAACAGTTCAAACCCACCAGTTGAAAGAAGCATTTATTGGCTATTTAAATTTAGCCATAGATGATTTATATTTCACTAGTAAAGCGGCGCTCAAAACATTGGACGAACTGGAAGAAAGAAATCCAAGTTATGCCAGTCTTCTTCAGGCTGTTAATCGCGCTTATTTAACAATTGATTGGTCTGTATCAGGCTCAAAGAAAAATATCGCATCGATGGAAAACGCCAATCAAATTATCCAAAGTGCAGTAAAAAGCCTGCCGAAAAACTTCCCTGTCAAAGTAGCTGCGGTTGGACATACCCATATTGATGTCGCTTGGCTTTGGCGTTTAAAACATACCCGTGAGAAAGCAGCACGTTCCTTTTCAACAGTACTTCATTTAATGGAAGACTACCCGGAATATTTATTTTTACAATCGCAGCCACAACTT
The nucleotide sequence above comes from Listeria ivanovii subsp. londoniensis. Encoded proteins:
- a CDS encoding glycoside hydrolase family 125 protein; this encodes MTKEFPASFNKWIDKVKTTFPENEKLQRMFEKCFTNTYTTTLQETEEGLPFVITGDIPAMWLRDSTSQIRPYLIVAEEDEEMANLIENLVKLQTKCILHDPYANAFNKSANGAGFQKDKTAMTSLVWERKYEVDSLCYPVQLAYLLWKSTNHTGHFTEEFRQALHQIIQVFKTEQNHTKQSPYRFERENVRQSDTLNNDGKGTEVSYTGMSWSGFRPSDDACVYGYLVPSNMFLVVVMDYIQEMGAQFYPEDNQLLETSLELKEEVAAGIETFAKEPHPYYGDVYAYEVDGTGRKLFMDDANVPSLLAAPYLGFCSKEDDDYKATRKLILSRENPYYVEGAVLKGIGSPHTPDHYVWPIALSIQGLTAETTDEKLAILEMLIAGDGNTDYMHEGVNASNPAEFTRDWFAWSNAMFSEFVLSLCDVYVKGSPLSK
- a CDS encoding ABC transporter permease, yielding MRKVLSQIRANRIWLLMVLPGVLWFLVFSYLPMFGTVIAFKDYKIDGKGFLSSIMSSDWVGLENFKFLFQTNDAFIITRNTVLYNLVFIIVGLVLGVALAIVFNSLLNKRGAKIYQTGMLFPHFLSWVVVSYFLFSFLSEDNGLMNNLLVSLGQDPISWYNEPKYWPFILIMMNVWKGLGYGSIVYLAAIAGIDRTYYEAAMIDGAGKWQQIRHVTIPALTPLMVILTILNVGKIFNSDFGLFYQLPRNSGPLYPVTDVIDTYVYRGLTSLGDMSMSAAAGFYQSIVGFILVMLTNYIVKKINPEYALF
- a CDS encoding alpha-mannosidase — protein: MTRKKAHIISHSHWDREWFLPLESLRFKLVTLMDEVETLLDLEAGFNHFHMDGQMIMLEDYLAVKPAKREKMKQLVANGKLRIGPWYMLQDAFLTSGEANIRNLQYGLEMAEEFGHVEKIGYFPDTFGLYGQVPQLMSQAGFDTVVFGRGVNPTGFNNQVLGSAFASKYSEMFWESPDGSKVLGILLANWYSNGNEIPVEKEAAKLFWDKKLADVERFASTDEWLFMNGCDHQPVQTDLAEAIEVARELYPEIDFIHSHFERYQEAVKENLKPEKLQTVYGELTSQQSDGWSTLANTASSRIYLKQANEKMERLLERLAEPISVMASEAGIAYPHEYLTFAWKLLMENQIHDSITACSLDEVHREMEIRFEKVEQVSMSLITNAACKLTEQIATSGSGIPITIFFAGGIEVAKTIEIELETDEIYFSEMHFEKIPDELAKLPAQSFRLETSEGEEIPVVVESLGIHFNYDLPERKFRDSYFARKYKLSFTTENLPAVGYETIYAHAIKQEETKPEVSAKYTLENDFLKVDIAPNGTYSILDKCTFVEVSGLGAYEDVGDIGNEYMFKETGDKLRIDTLQSEPAISVLREDKLGKTIKIQHEIEIPESASEAFADEKRRLVWHPNRQSPRSLQQTILKVVTELTLNKQDKQLAVRVKIDNQADDHRLRVLFQTGRTNETHQAGSVFEVVTRPNKQVKEWTNPAKDNRSQNFVSCGNVVIASHGLPEYEVSELGDKIELTLVRAVSEIGDWGDFPAYEAECHREIIAAFYVMLTNEVDVRNSEIPAEVSALLAPTFAIQHKPSTQEKMLPEKQNFAKWKAADGLVFSTLKFAKDNKRIVRFYHTGATPTNLQTSHTWGKSTILEKASEGHTTTFTVRPNEIITLKGV
- a CDS encoding response regulator transcription factor; translated protein: MIKIVLVDDEPLIVKGLESIMPEFEQEIEVVGTAQNGAVALEKYGDQEVDVLLTDIQMPVMNGLELIDEWKKRQPSTKMVVLSGFEDFHYIKRGLSAGIENYLLKPLNEQELKETLIQIEKKQVTDKVIPKEEAYYILRDNTIWRWLHLRINKEEWEERLALYDMTLGQTKNAVLIQIQPTKQVNKEAWKLLSEAYRAKYSFMLLTPDNEIILGIEELTSLSEQILAIQSDIKTVLENEAFYLFVSEKVQGEVMYPQAFRQLTRLLPERLVQESGSLIAFHKRTKHTWRPKRKQYQLAQLLVMNNEKEIKAWIRRFFQEWLDHKVESDPHQMLHILNELLVMLAESDPRELSESMEKIAEETSIEGLEEATLTYAIRYYNHKKQTDESKSPIIQNVLTYIKEHFAEGMSLKTLGNDFHINAVYLGQLFQKEMGEHFTDYLNRYRVNYAKEELLLTQDNLTIIASKSGYTDMAYFYRQFKKHTGETPNRYRKIHQ
- a CDS encoding sensor histidine kinase translates to MMQELPRKRVFKRMLLIFSLTSLFTVSLLLFFIYKYYTNIQLDTNLQATETIASKQLDVLTEKQKALISLTQDIYRNSDLMQDVQIAMTNDYSSYTEQNIDNYFKSKSFYSVDMQTYLQSYFAYDEDITALQLVSADGSYSYTFPSRYREWKETVDRYGEERIAKQASKEGNFYTVGNNIVVKQPINDPSTLKQMGYLLLYIDPTVLNKAISRDYKNSIFQITNAKGVELYTNHLIKQQDTTEKQGWVNVNNKKMYLQRTEDETSGLKSNAYLYSVNDSNIPLIEIALFGIGLLLVIFSISVNFIISRRYSKRILTIIGGMNLVENGTLDAKLPVDNYGDELTMISERFNHMTENLDAYIKKVYTLEMEEQKARLKALQGQVQPHFLYNSLEAIRMNARVEGAKATSDMIYQLATLLRYTANHREITTLGEEINYVKQYVRFMEMRQERPIELEINIDKRFNNTAIPRFALQPLIENFFKYAYKENTHPKVTITVSLENNNLFFEVMDNGSGMDAEKLTEVQMTIASKAETSHIGLANLNKRLQLLYGEAYHLTIKSKTNEGTIILFQVPKHTGGEK
- a CDS encoding YesL family protein, which codes for MKLMDKFSVISDWIIRLVWTNLVWLFLVLIGGIVLGFMPATIVLFTITRKWARGELDISVWKLAWPTYKKAFIPANLAGGVFASIALFLYADLRIVFELMQGFWSMILYFFLMFLLFLVGIALLQYFTIFVHFQMKNVRAYVVQSFLLAFTSLKNIFMMVVGLVFCAWLISKMPAFILFISGVLPSYWVMKINLQRFKQMEPK